Proteins encoded within one genomic window of Ailuropoda melanoleuca isolate Jingjing chromosome 16, ASM200744v2, whole genome shotgun sequence:
- the PCED1B gene encoding PC-esterase domain-containing protein 1B produces the protein MVHLQASEVRQLLHNKFVVILGDSVQRAVYKDLVLLLQKDCLLTTNQLKAKGEETFEKDELVDGGQMGPMHNGIQYREVRQFCDAHHLVRFYFLTRVYSSYLEAVLQELQSGEHGLPDVLIMNSCLWDLSRYGPDSWRSYLRNLGSLFGRLRQVLPESCLLVWNTAMPVGKRITAGFLPQERQPGDYSLRVQVIEANFYSSAEAKRHGFDVLDLHFHFRHAEQHLQRDGVHWDERAHRHLSQLLLAHVADAWGVELPRRDHVGSCIRPGPGLERSRRASPPPRCSPLLPTPPLPLAPPPLLPLPPHPRPFPLNRVMPRCVVCPQDTYYSSDQPFQSDQFSSYFHSDVPSPAQTGFAFEDGFMMDPQPPVPHFPISYLQRAPVVHRGFPRYTPRGPYRPWGRQPRSSRRRGQSRPQPRPQ, from the coding sequence ATGGTCCACCTGCAGGCCTCGGAAGTGCGACAGCTGCTTCACAACAAGTTCGTGGTCATCCTGGGCGACTCGGTCCAGAGGGCCGTGTACAAGGACCTGGTGCTCTTGCTGCAGAAGGACTGCCTGCTCACCACCAACCAGCTCAAGGCCAAGGGGGAGGAGACCTTCGAGAAGGACGAGCTGGTGGACGGAGGCCAGATGGGCCCCATGCACAACGGCATCCAGTACCGGGAGGTCCGCCAGTTCTGCGACGCCCACCACCTGGTGCGCTTCTATTTCCTGACGCGCGTGTACTCCAGCTACCTGGAGGCCGTCCTGCAGGAGCTGCAGTCGGGCGAGCACGGCCTCCCGGACGTGCTCATCATGAACTCCTGCCTCTGGGACCTCTCCAGGTACGGCCCGGACTCCTGGCGGAGCTACCTGAGGAACCTGGGGAGCCTGTTCGGGCGCCTGCGCCAGGTGCTGCCCGAGTCGTGCCTCCTGGTGTGGAACACGGCCATGCCCGTGGGCAAGCGCATCACCGCGGGCTTCCTCCCGCAGGAGCGGCAGCCCGGGGACTACTCCCTGAGGGTCCAGGTCATCGAAGCGAACTTCTACAGCTCCGCCGAGGCCAAGAGACACGGCTTCGACGTGCTGGACTTGCACTTCCACTTCCGCCACGCGGAGCAGCACCTGCAGCGTGACGGCGTGCACTGGGACGAGCGCGCGCACCGCCACCTGTCCCAGCTGCTGCTGGCGCACGTGGCCGATGCCTGGGGCGTGGAGCTGCCTCGGCGTGACCACGTGGGCTCATGCATCAGGCCCGGCCCGGGACTGGAGAGGTCGCGGCgggcctccccgcctccccgGTGCAGCCCTCTACTCCCGACTCCCCCGCTGCCCCTGGCgccacctcccctcctgcccttgcCCCCGCATCCTCGGCCCTTTCCTTTGAACCGGGTGATGCCGCGGTGCGTGGTCTGTCCCCAAGATACGTATTATTCCTCTGACCAGCCTTTCCAGTCGGATCAATTCTCCAGCTATTTCCATTCAGATGTCCCCTCACCTGCCCAGACGGGATTTGCCTTTGAAGATGGCTTTATGATGGATCCTCAGCCGCCTGTGCCCCATTTCCCCATATCCTATCTGCAGCGGGCCCCCGTGGTTCACAGGGGTTTCCCCCGGTACACGCCTCGTGGCCCCTACAGGCCCTGGGGTCGGCAGCCGAGGTCTTCCAGGAGACGGGGCCAGTCCCGCCCACAGCCAAGGCCTCAGTAA